From the genome of Spirosomataceae bacterium TFI 002, one region includes:
- a CDS encoding 5-dehydro-4-deoxyglucarate dehydratase — MALSLSQIKAALEDGLLSFPITDMDEKGNLNLDTFSERVESFVQHDVSSVFVAGGTGEFFSLSQSEYEEIVSVSTNVVNSRVPVISSVGRSIPEAISFAKIAKKAGIDALLLMPPYLTECPQDGTYAYAKTIIDNTSLPVIYYNRANGILSSEYIQKLADNCPNFIGLKDGTGNIQELNDTIKTVGSRLSYIGGVPTAEIISEAYLSIGVNTYSSAAFNFVPELANLFYKSLRAGKKEVVNEILKTFYIPFVRLRGRKKGYAVSLIKAGATLIGQSAGNVRAPLVMPTDKEIAELAEIITKGNALLAKV, encoded by the coding sequence ATGGCACTATCATTATCACAAATAAAAGCCGCTTTAGAGGATGGCCTTTTATCTTTTCCTATAACCGATATGGATGAAAAGGGAAATCTCAACTTAGATACCTTTTCTGAAAGAGTGGAGTCCTTCGTGCAACACGATGTTTCTTCAGTGTTTGTTGCTGGTGGCACAGGGGAGTTTTTCTCCCTATCTCAGTCCGAGTACGAAGAAATCGTCTCAGTTTCTACAAACGTAGTTAATAGCAGAGTGCCAGTTATTTCCAGTGTAGGAAGGAGCATTCCGGAAGCTATTTCTTTTGCCAAAATCGCAAAAAAAGCAGGAATAGACGCTTTATTGTTAATGCCCCCGTATCTAACAGAATGCCCACAAGATGGTACTTATGCCTATGCCAAAACCATCATTGACAATACAAGCTTGCCAGTAATATATTATAATAGAGCCAACGGTATTTTATCAAGTGAATATATTCAAAAGTTAGCAGATAATTGCCCAAACTTCATTGGTTTAAAAGATGGAACAGGGAACATACAAGAACTAAATGACACAATCAAAACCGTAGGAAGTAGGCTTTCTTACATTGGTGGAGTTCCAACTGCAGAAATTATTTCTGAAGCTTATTTGTCCATTGGGGTAAATACTTACTCTTCGGCGGCTTTCAATTTCGTACCTGAGCTCGCTAACCTCTTTTACAAAAGCCTGAGAGCAGGAAAGAAAGAGGTCGTGAATGAAATTCTTAAAACCTTCTACATTCCTTTCGTACGCCTAAGGGGCAGAAAAAAAGGCTATGCCGTAAGTCTAATTAAAGCTGGAGCAACATTAATTGGCCAAAGTGCAGGAAATGTAAGAGCTCCATTGGTTATGCCAACCGACAAAGAGATTGCAGAATTAGCTGAAATTATTACCAAAGGAAATGCCTTATTAGCCAAAGTGTAA
- a CDS encoding Sugar phosphate isomerase/epimerase, which produces MFQLGFVSAILAEKSFTEVIDFVADNGFESVEIMCWPGGSGDARRYAGVTHIDVDKLDVDFVKTNCQQKGVAISGLGYYPNPLDADKVKSEYYIEHIKKIIKACNRLSVPVMNTFIGRNQHLSMEENLLLFKELWKPIIAVAEQEGVKIGIENCPMYFTQDEWPGGKNLAISPKIWDYMFETFSTPLFGLNYDPSHMILQHMDEISPIYNYKERLHHIHLKDVKIYKEKLDKVGVFAHPLEFHSPKLPGFGDVRWGQFFAALTDIRYRGPVVIEVEDKAFEGSEEDVHKAILTSRNYIKQFLP; this is translated from the coding sequence ATGTTCCAACTCGGTTTTGTGTCCGCTATTCTTGCAGAAAAATCTTTTACAGAGGTTATAGACTTCGTAGCTGATAATGGTTTTGAGTCAGTTGAAATAATGTGTTGGCCTGGAGGTAGTGGCGATGCTCGTAGATATGCGGGGGTGACCCATATTGATGTGGATAAACTAGATGTTGATTTTGTTAAAACCAATTGTCAACAGAAAGGGGTAGCTATTTCGGGCTTAGGTTACTATCCTAATCCATTGGATGCAGACAAGGTGAAATCTGAGTATTATATAGAGCATATCAAGAAGATTATAAAGGCTTGCAATCGATTAAGTGTTCCAGTTATGAATACTTTCATTGGGAGAAATCAACACTTAAGTATGGAGGAAAATCTCCTGCTTTTCAAAGAGCTTTGGAAGCCAATAATAGCTGTAGCTGAACAAGAAGGGGTCAAGATTGGGATTGAAAATTGTCCGATGTATTTTACGCAAGATGAATGGCCGGGAGGTAAAAACTTAGCGATCTCACCCAAAATTTGGGATTATATGTTTGAGACATTTTCTACACCTTTGTTTGGTTTAAATTATGATCCATCACACATGATTTTGCAACACATGGATGAGATTTCTCCAATTTATAATTACAAAGAACGCTTGCATCACATTCACCTAAAGGATGTGAAAATATATAAAGAAAAGTTAGACAAGGTTGGCGTATTCGCTCATCCCCTAGAGTTTCATTCCCCCAAGCTACCGGGTTTTGGTGATGTAAGATGGGGGCAATTTTTTGCCGCACTTACTGATATTCGTTACCGTGGACCAGTTGTCATAGAAGTAGAAGACAAGGCCTTCGAAGGTTCAGAAGAAGATGTTCATAAAGCAATCTTAACTTCAAGAAACTACATCAAGCAGTTTTTGCCTTGA
- a CDS encoding MutS domain V (non-canonical start codon;~manually curated), translating to MLLFIGSFYLAVAFHPLWLISSLLIFVGFYFLVQKHEIIRNNTAQLGFHRAFYKNELGILGGSKSAYYDGEGYIQNSHPYTEDLDVFGSFSLFSLLNRAATSLGINALKESFLLQRETEASEIQEASKEIAGKKAWHEDFLSTLFPLIEFDKSKTQAVFDFSFDDKIKNEKLILLYSKLIPFIWISIIAIGYFLNLNWAIGMGVVLLLLNFRIVGMYKDLSEAYFTRIEGIYRTLQPIEESVELIVSENWSSKKNSELQALIPTKEKGKNPIKEFGFLVKKLESRRNQFATIFLYLYSPFDVIQLVKLKQWNEANSGFFKDILTVIGEFEVLASFAMCASNHQDWTFPTLTNKSPFELKGTQLGHPLLLEGNVRNDFDFTASNRLSLVTGSNMSGKSTFLRSVGTNVLLAYMGAPVCAQSMSISQGIEMITYMRIKDDLNLNVSTFKAEINRVKMIVEAIENGGNYLFLIDEMLRGTNSEDKLKGAIALLRKIAKSKTYSIVATHDLRATEVSDEYPEVIKNYFFEFKNVDDDLEFDYKIKAGVCQSFNASQLLRKAGLEI from the coding sequence ATCTTACTCTTCATCGGAAGTTTCTACCTAGCCGTTGCTTTTCACCCATTATGGCTTATTTCCAGTCTACTCATTTTTGTTGGTTTCTATTTTTTGGTTCAAAAACACGAAATCATAAGGAACAATACAGCCCAATTAGGTTTTCACAGAGCCTTTTACAAGAATGAGCTTGGTATTTTGGGAGGCTCAAAAAGTGCCTATTATGATGGCGAAGGGTATATTCAAAATTCCCACCCTTACACAGAAGACTTAGATGTATTTGGATCTTTTTCTCTTTTTAGCCTACTCAATAGAGCGGCAACTTCATTGGGAATAAATGCCCTAAAAGAATCCTTTCTTCTCCAGAGAGAAACCGAAGCCAGCGAAATACAAGAAGCCAGCAAAGAAATTGCTGGCAAAAAGGCGTGGCACGAGGATTTCCTTAGCACGCTCTTTCCTCTAATTGAATTTGACAAATCTAAAACTCAAGCTGTATTTGATTTCAGCTTTGATGATAAAATAAAAAATGAAAAACTGATTTTGCTCTATAGCAAACTGATTCCATTTATCTGGATATCAATTATTGCCATCGGCTATTTTTTAAACTTAAATTGGGCGATAGGCATGGGTGTTGTGCTTCTTTTGCTCAATTTTAGAATTGTAGGTATGTACAAAGACCTTAGTGAGGCTTACTTCACTCGTATTGAAGGTATATATCGCACACTCCAGCCGATCGAAGAATCTGTAGAATTAATTGTTTCTGAAAACTGGAGCAGCAAAAAGAACAGTGAGCTGCAAGCTTTAATCCCAACAAAAGAAAAAGGCAAAAACCCAATCAAAGAATTTGGCTTCTTAGTTAAGAAACTAGAATCCAGAAGAAACCAATTTGCCACCATTTTCTTGTATTTGTATTCTCCATTCGATGTAATCCAATTGGTAAAGCTCAAACAATGGAATGAAGCAAACAGTGGTTTTTTTAAAGATATTTTAACAGTGATTGGCGAGTTTGAAGTGTTGGCGAGTTTTGCCATGTGTGCTAGTAATCACCAAGACTGGACATTCCCAACGCTGACGAACAAATCCCCTTTTGAACTTAAAGGAACTCAACTCGGCCACCCATTACTACTAGAAGGTAATGTTCGCAACGATTTTGACTTCACGGCTAGTAATAGGCTGAGCTTGGTAACCGGTTCCAATATGTCGGGCAAGAGTACTTTCCTACGATCGGTTGGCACCAATGTGTTACTAGCATACATGGGAGCACCAGTATGTGCCCAAAGTATGAGCATCAGCCAAGGAATTGAGATGATCACCTACATGCGAATTAAAGATGATCTTAATTTGAATGTCTCTACTTTCAAAGCCGAGATCAATCGTGTAAAAATGATCGTTGAAGCAATTGAAAACGGAGGAAATTATCTGTTTTTGATAGACGAAATGCTCAGAGGAACAAACTCAGAAGACAAGCTAAAAGGTGCAATTGCCTTGCTTCGTAAAATCGCCAAGTCTAAAACTTACTCCATCGTGGCCACTCACGACTTACGTGCAACAGAGGTATCCGATGAATACCCGGAAGTTATCAAAAACTACTTTTTTGAATTCAAAAATGTAGACGACGACTTAGAGTTTGATTACAAAATCAAAGCTGGTGTATGCCAAAGCTTCAACGCCTCACAACTTTTACGAAAAGCTGGGCTTGAGATTTAA
- a CDS encoding O-antigen ligase gives MQIFQKTIIGACISIPLLYFSSLHAGFNAPKIMLLGVFVFLLVIIHVFYSKSSRKPSIEFSLLFVALILVSFLGLNPVQSFFSYPERGTGVVTFSVLSILTILLSQLLNSAKLRLQLLVGMLVVGFCIITFGLLQKDSRIYSTIGNPVEAAGYIMLLFWLVIYFFSSPHLTINKAIKIAATLILLSISAYFIYRTKSRSAVFAIPLSGILAVSVLLYQRRKHTLLLIGFALSIILGLILIQNYEWLLLNRKDDSHMQRLGFYQLSWKAFLQSPIWGYGPENFLEISYQNYTASLSIINTKLDRAHSIFSEWLMSGGILVMSILAYFVYRWIKVISQLPSLQKMAMFGFTFSYFIWGMVSIDNISMYILIFPVVGIVLSQAEFKSKFLLPFSQNWLFVPIALLGIFQSISLFENTSKITTLRQETDIQKAFEILQNTISISIFPESTLESFTEKINIIDDITIKKKYGDTLVDLFAKYELTSTHSKNLLAKIYSDIGEVSLAKKEIEQSLLQSPNQPMALKQMAVLQLNAGDPTQAKAFFSKAYKLNPKDQLPLIQNLAIDLFYLNGKNEAEQLYANLLNKLDNENYHTHFIQVIEIGLAAGIPTETFDFIMNFIDTHDNATILNKDQYAHLAELAKSTSDPIKLKHVIFLKSTYGPFADNQTMPLLEKSTILDNIAYRILYRGEPSSIINELDDI, from the coding sequence ATGCAAATATTTCAAAAAACTATAATAGGGGCTTGTATCAGCATTCCCCTATTGTATTTTTCAAGTCTACACGCCGGCTTTAACGCTCCTAAAATTATGCTGTTGGGTGTTTTCGTGTTTTTGCTTGTTATAATTCATGTGTTTTATTCAAAATCAAGCAGAAAACCCTCAATCGAATTTTCCTTACTTTTTGTCGCTTTAATACTTGTCAGTTTTCTTGGTTTAAATCCTGTCCAAAGTTTCTTTTCTTATCCTGAACGAGGAACGGGTGTGGTTACTTTTAGTGTTTTATCTATTTTAACCATACTACTTTCACAGCTACTTAATAGTGCAAAACTAAGGCTACAATTGCTCGTGGGAATGCTCGTTGTAGGCTTTTGCATTATTACTTTTGGCTTATTACAAAAAGATAGTCGCATTTATAGCACTATAGGCAACCCTGTGGAAGCGGCAGGGTATATTATGCTCCTTTTTTGGTTAGTCATTTACTTTTTTAGTTCGCCTCATCTTACAATTAATAAAGCTATAAAAATTGCTGCAACATTAATCCTGTTAAGTATATCTGCCTATTTTATTTATAGGACTAAGTCCCGTTCGGCGGTTTTTGCCATTCCATTGTCCGGAATTCTTGCTGTTAGTGTTCTACTATACCAAAGAAGAAAGCACACCTTACTTTTAATTGGTTTTGCATTGAGTATTATCCTAGGCTTAATATTGATCCAAAACTACGAATGGTTATTGCTGAATAGAAAAGATGACTCTCACATGCAGCGATTAGGTTTTTATCAGTTAAGTTGGAAAGCTTTTTTACAATCCCCAATTTGGGGCTACGGACCAGAGAATTTCCTTGAGATTTCGTACCAAAACTACACTGCCTCCCTCTCTATTATAAATACAAAACTAGACAGGGCACACTCTATCTTTAGTGAGTGGTTGATGTCAGGAGGTATTTTAGTAATGAGCATTTTGGCTTACTTCGTTTACCGTTGGATTAAAGTTATAAGTCAGTTACCATCTCTTCAAAAGATGGCGATGTTTGGATTTACGTTTTCCTATTTTATTTGGGGCATGGTTTCTATAGACAACATTTCCATGTATATTTTAATATTTCCAGTTGTTGGGATTGTGCTTTCTCAGGCTGAGTTTAAAAGTAAATTCCTTCTTCCATTTTCTCAAAATTGGCTTTTCGTTCCTATCGCTTTACTTGGCATTTTTCAATCCATCTCACTTTTCGAAAATACGAGTAAAATCACAACTCTTCGTCAAGAAACGGACATTCAAAAAGCTTTTGAAATATTACAGAACACCATATCCATTTCCATTTTTCCTGAAAGCACCTTAGAGTCTTTTACAGAAAAAATAAACATAATTGACGACATTACTATCAAAAAGAAATATGGCGATACCCTTGTAGATTTATTTGCCAAATATGAACTCACAAGCACCCATTCTAAAAACTTACTAGCCAAAATCTATAGCGATATTGGAGAAGTTTCTTTGGCAAAAAAGGAGATAGAACAATCACTCCTTCAATCTCCAAACCAACCTATGGCACTTAAGCAAATGGCCGTTTTGCAACTTAATGCTGGCGATCCAACACAAGCTAAAGCATTTTTCTCGAAAGCTTATAAACTAAATCCAAAAGATCAGCTGCCTCTAATTCAAAACCTTGCTATCGATTTATTTTATTTAAATGGAAAAAACGAAGCAGAACAACTTTATGCTAACCTTTTAAACAAGTTGGATAATGAAAATTATCACACTCATTTCATTCAAGTTATAGAAATAGGTTTAGCAGCAGGAATCCCAACAGAGACCTTTGATTTTATCATGAATTTTATAGATACCCACGACAATGCCACAATTTTGAATAAAGATCAATATGCCCATCTAGCCGAACTTGCAAAATCAACAAGTGATCCCATAAAGTTAAAACACGTGATTTTTTTAAAAAGTACTTATGGTCCTTTTGCAGACAACCAAACAATGCCCCTTTTAGAAAAATCTACAATATTAGATAACATAGCTTACAGAATTCTATATCGCGGCGAACCTAGTTCCATCATTAATGAACTGGACGACATCTAA